One Eurosta solidaginis isolate ZX-2024a chromosome 5, ASM4086904v1, whole genome shotgun sequence DNA segment encodes these proteins:
- the LOC137253839 gene encoding protein FAM91A1 — protein MTSEKVAEDIGNCVRQNIPWAAVPIHLKQVMHNNQRDYEKYVFNYSLKNQLRFRGNLASKVFRHEQRYYELLVQKSINGLLLFPYHLADIITKGLRVTPFNYYLDLLSQLLRNDKSYDTLPNFTAADCLRVLGIGRNEYLSLISELKTHTTRALLFSAKPNPLDFLPRLPVRIRIEPWWRIEVGYVLEADIRFVTTPERSLIDDLIDFGSHTAGKCDYSVVHSLYRKGLIYLDIPISGEDRISIPPLRNFVMNRTSGDYFENLLYKIFVSADEHMTIAELAHMLQVDLDAVKQAVSLFCRLGFARRKDPICDSPCTEMRYHATWEQYQLEQTITREPPQITPLNYNNFVTSEATAERAEAAQYSPILLPQQDKQQDKDSSSIGYLSSDGNTSDFSFANIPTPSPPGIQSLCGTVERKHSEEQELSSELDDISESTIKLSVKEAPTTPKGDVKSPTAGEKSGKRVGFLFDSTLTAFLMMGNLSPGLKNHAVTMFEVGKLSEESMDSFLTELEKVSLLDAEGEGDVSRYFAHAIILRSTICSLRHLLPGGLDLLRLECLESLDQKTRDRVLEKKYKFIISATPLTATLSHIFSIPFFGQFHRSWDCSHMWTKLFYNHITGYGPPSLFLSQGTVLKTLPRIFLGYGKLLVNILHSDSYILNSENFRNLNDQLKNGCLLIQGYGIRQPGQLRYEAFPFDRDDPCQLAWSNHKAVQQLANYLDLEHNCGFLTFLNTGVPDIGCESFELQVRLKHPKSKAKSAVTTTAGVISSKTNMPNLNATATATTSTAAKTTQEPQDLLSPADGSELTSFVRLGASTPTNVNQLCSPDENYFAISPQNGSPSNVYTSADCSELLATELAKCNADTAIKYTKNELVSHGSVEIPITAAAVNGSDLNAVLDSPDSSSDETTTEEWTLLDVNFGVPLFDVDCNTRICERIVCKLHCDDNLQCLPNKASQMNKLFLNFVKQCMYFEEDEANVGQLKIGKVLPYPRINLAFENGRVCYWTGR, from the exons ATGACCTCGGAGAAGGTGGCTGAAGACATTGGAAATTGCGTGCGACAAAACATTCCATGGGCTGCTGTCCCAATACACCTGAAACAGGTGATGCATAACAATCAGCGCGACTATGAAAAATATGTTTTCAATTACAGTCTCAAGAATCAATTACGATTCCGCGGCAATCTGGCGTCCAAGGTATTCCGCCATGAGCAACGCTACTATGAATTACTAGTGCAGAAGAGCATCAATGGTTTGCTGTTGTTTCCTTATCATTTGGCTGATATAATAACAAAAGGCTTGCGCGTAACGCCCTTTAATTATTATCTCGATTTATTGAGTCAATTGCTGCGCAATGATAAATCGTATGAtacgctaccaaatttcacagccGCTGATTGTCTGCGTGTATTGGGTATTGGACGTAATGAATACCTTTCGCTGATAAGCGAACTCAAAACGCATACAACGCGTGCATTGTTATTTAGTGCCAAACCAAATCCATTGGATTTCTTGCCACGCCTTCCTGTGCGTATACGCATTGAACCGTGGTGGCGTATCGAGGTGGGCTATGTATTGGAAGCGGATATACGTTTTGTAACTACACCTGAACGTAGCCTAATTGATGATCTAATAGATTTTGGCTCACACACGGCGGGCAAATGTGATTATAGCGTTGTTCATAGTTTATATCGGAAGGGTTTGATTTACTTGGATATACCCATATCAGGTGAGGATCGTATCAGCATACCGCCGCTGCGTAATTTCGTAATGAATCGCACTAGCGGTgattattttgaaaatctactTTATAAAATCTTCGTAAGCGCCGATGAGCATATGACGATTGCAGAGTTGGCGCATATGCTGCAAGTAGATTTGGATGCAGTCAAACAAGCCGTCTCCCTCTTTTGCCGTTTGGGTTTTGCACGACGTAAAGATCCCATATGCGATAGCCCATGTACAGAGATGAGATATCACGCCACATGGGAACAATATCAATTAGAGCAAACAATAACGCGTGAGCCACCACAAATTACGCCGTTGAATTACAATAATTTTGTTACGTCTGAGGCTACAGCAGAACGCGCCGAAGCAGCACAGTATAGCCCAATTTTATTGCCGCAGCAAGATAAGCAACAAGATAAAGATAGTAGTTCAATTGGTTATCTCTCCAGCGATGGTAATACAAGCGACTTCAGCTTTGCTAATATACCAACACCATCGCCACCGGGCATACAAAGTCTGTGCGGTACCGTTGAACGCAAACACTCGGAGGAACAAGAACTTAGTTCTGAATTGGATGATATAAGTGAGAGCACAATAAAGTTGAGTGTGAAAGAGGCACCAACAACACCAAAAGGCGATGTCAAATCACCTACTGCAGGAGAAAAGTCGGGCAAAAGAGTTGGTTTTCTATTCGATTCCACACTAACTGCATTTCTTATGATGGGCAACCTATCACCTGGTTTGAAAAATCATGCTGTCACAATGTTTGAAGTAGGCAAACTATCTGAGGAGAGTATGGATTCATTTCTCACAGAGTTGGAAAAAGTCTCGTTACTCGATGCCGAAGGCGAGGGCGATGTTTCGCGTTATTTTGCTCATGCTATTATTTTGCGTTCAACCATTTGTTCGTTACGCCATTTGTTGCCCGGTGGTTTGGATTTACTGCGCTTGGAATGTTTGGAGAGTTTGGATCAAAAGACGCGTGATCGCgtgcttgaaaaaaaatacaaatttattatatCTGCAACTCCGTTGACTGCCACTTTATCGCATATCTTTAGTATACCATTTTTCGGTCAATTCCATCGTAGTTGGGATTGCTCACACATGTGGACGAAGTTGTTCTACAATCATATAACAG GCTATGGTCCGCCAAGTCTCTTTCTGTCGCAGGGCACTGTACTTAAAACTCTACCACGCATTTTTCTTGGCTATGGCAAATTGCTTGTGAATATACTACATTCCGATTCATACATTTTAAATTCTGAGAATTTCCGTAATCTCAATGATCAGTTGAAGAATGGCTGCCTTTTAATACAAGGTTATGGCATACGGCAACCTGGTCAATTGCGTTATGAGGCATTCCCTTTCGATCGTGATGATCCATGTCAGCTGGCATGGTCTAATCATAAAGCTGTTCAACAGCTGGCTAATTATTTAGATTTAGAACATAACTGTGGTTTTCTAACATTCCTAAATACGGGTGTACCCGATATTGGTTGCGAATCTTTTGAGCTGCAAGTACGTTTAAAACATcccaaaagtaaagcaaaatcaGCGGTCACAACAACCGCGGGCGTTATAAGCAGCAAAACAAATATGCCAAATTTAAATGCTACAGCTACTGCAACAACAAGCACAGCGGCAAAAACAACACAAGAACCACAAGATCTTCTATCGCCAGCAGATGGTTCTGAGTTGACAAGTTTTGTGCGTCTCGGCGCTTCAACTCCAACCAACGTCAATCAGCTTTGCAGTCCTGATGAAAATTATTTTGCGATTAGTCCACAAAATGGTTCACCATCAAATGTATACACATCGGCTGATTGCAGTGAGCTCCTAGCGACGGAATTGGCTAAATGTAATGCTGATACAGCAATAAAATACACCAAAAATGAACTTGTATCACATGGATCAGTGGAAATACCAATTACAGCAGCTGCAGTAAATGGTAGTGATTTGAATGCAGTTTTAGATAGTCCAGATAGTTCAAGTGATGAAACAACAACCGAAGAATGGACTTTATTGGATGTGAATTTCGGTGTGCCATTATTTGATGTTGATTGCAATACGCGCATATGCGAACGAATTGTATGCAAACTACATTGTGATGATAATTTGCAATGTTTGCCCAACAAAGCATCTCAGATGAATAAgctctttttaaattttgttaagCAATGCATGTACTTCGAGGAGGATGAAGCGAATGTTGGTCAATTGAAAATTGGTAAAGTCTTGCCATATCCACGCATCAATTTGGCATTCGAAAATGGACGTGTTTGCTATTGGACTGGCAGATAG